A portion of the Juglans microcarpa x Juglans regia isolate MS1-56 chromosome 1D, Jm3101_v1.0, whole genome shotgun sequence genome contains these proteins:
- the LOC121240034 gene encoding protein RALF-like 33 — MERANPCGFLVICAILAAHLTLCSSSPIDSFGGGDHRQLGFFPMKSECRGSIAECLMSGGYEELDSEFAMDSESNRRILATRQYISYGALRRNSVPCSRRGASYYNCRPGAQANPYRRGCSTITRCRR, encoded by the coding sequence aTGGAACGCGCAAACCCCTGCGGTTTTCTCGTGATATGTGCGATCCTGGCCGCCCATTTGACGCTCTGCTCATCCTCGCCCATCGATTCCTTCGGTGGTGGTGACCACCGCCAGCTGGGCTTCTTCCCGATGAAATCGGAGTGCCGCGGCTCGATCGCCGAGTGCCTGATGTCTGGTGGGTACGAGGAATTGGACTCGGAGTTCGCGATGGATTCGGAGAGCAACCGCCGCATTCTGGCCACGAGGCAGTACATAAGCTACGGTGCGCTGAGGAGGAACAGTGTTCCCTGCTCTCGACGTGGCGCGTCCTACTACAATTGCCGACCCGGAGCACAGGCCAATCCCTACCGTCGCGGGTGCAGTACCATCACTCGCTGCAGACGCTAA